Genomic DNA from Prunus persica cultivar Lovell chromosome G1, Prunus_persica_NCBIv2, whole genome shotgun sequence:
CTTTCTCCAGGTACCTTCCTATTTGATCAATTTTTACATCTGATTCTGAACATTTCAACTTGCCTTATAGCTAATGTATCATGTTGTGAAGTATTTATTTAGCTAGtatatttattgattttcAGATTTGGGCTCCTAAACCCTAgttccctttttcttcttttgggcAGCACAATTTTACTTATGCGGAGGTTAATGTTTTCTGTAACATGCTTTATTATTGTTGTGGCCTTTAACCAACTTTGGAGCATTAAGTGGGCCTTGCTGCAAGCCTTTAAGAATTTGGCAATGACCATTATTTTTACAGATTTAAGTGAGTTTGGATTGTCACCGGTTGATCAATTATGCTGACAAGGGGTGAATTCCATCATTAGCCcatttttgtttgctatccTATTTGTCCTGAAACTATTTTGATCAACCATGAATTTGGCAATGACCATTATTTTTACAGATTTAAGCGAGTTTGGATTGTCCCTGGTTGATCGATTATGCTCACAACAAGGGGTGAATTCCATTGTTAGCCCACTTTTGTTTGCTATGCTATGTGTCTGTGAAGAAACTATTTTGATCAACTTTGAgatttgttgaaaattttgtatttcttgtAGTGCAGTTTGCCACATTTATAGTCAatcatgctctctctctctctctctctctctctctctctctctctctctctcactctcacacatacacacagACCAAATTTGATTCACTTGCCAAATCTTATAACGTTGGGAGATTTGGAATTTGGTTTTTAGCATCATCCTTCCACCAATTCAATGCTCTATGAGAAGTCATGTTAAATGAGCCTTGGAGAAAGCCTTCATGAACTTAAGTTTATAGGTTTTTTTGGCTATTCATTTTAATAGATTActtcatttgtatttttgaatTGTTCAAGTTTTCTCTAACCATTCTTGTTTCATGGTTGCTGATGTTGTTGAACACTTCATTCTCAAAATTGATAAGTATATAGATTAACACAACATATGCTTACATTCAATTCCAAGAAAGGACTTTGGTTGATGTATTTTTTCTTGGTGAAGAATAAAGTAGATACTGTGGAACTTGCTTGGACTCTTGGATAGAAATTTACAGCACCTAGTATCAGCTGACTTGTTATCATGTTGCATCCTGTCCTCGATATAAACACATTTGTATGTGCTATGCAGTTGGCTAACTGGTCTCGCACCTCTTTGGAGAAACCCTGACCACACTTTCTTTGGAGAAACCTAACCTGCTTTGGTCTCACACCTCTTTGGGGAAACCCTAACCTCCTCAGGTCTCACACTCTCATTGGAGAAACTGGAGCTTCTTTCTCTAGGTACTTTCctatttgataaatttttacATTTGATTCTAAACATTTCAACTTGCCTTCTAGCTAATGTTTCAAGTTGTGAAGTATTTATTTAGCTAGtatatttattgattttcAGATTTGGGCTCCTAAATCCTAGttcccttcttcttttggttgtttctttcttttggttcaattttttgcatttctgagtttttttttttctcactaGTCTCACAAAATGCCCGGATTTAAATAAAGTATGTTCTTTTACTTTCTCTGTCATTGCATTTTGAGCAAAGCATACATATTTGGGAGTATTTTTGTGTGAATTTGTTGGTATTTTTGCTGACCTCCCTACCTGTGTTCCTTGTGTAAACGTTTTCTTTGGTAACTGTTAgttgttaaaatatttatttagctAGTTGATTTATTGGTTTACATTGCTCATTTGTCTTTCTCCACTTTTTTCTATCACAATTTTATACGGTTTATTTAGCTAGTCAGTTTATAATATTGCTCATGTATTATGACTTATCTCATTTATAATTAGTTATTTGATTTagttttgtggtttttttcatgtggttttgtatttatttagctAATGTAGttaccttcttcttcttttggatgtttctttcttttggtttaagctctagttcaattttttgcttttctgatattttttttctcactaGTCTCACAAAAATGCACGGATTTAAATATACTTTTCGTTTTCTTTGGTAACTGTTACTTGATAAAGTATTTATTTAGCTAATTGATTTATTGGTTTACATTGCTCATTTGTCTTTCTCCACTTTTTTCTATCACAATTTTATATGGTTTATTTAGTTAGTCAGTTTATAATATTGATCATGTAGTGTGACTTATCTCATTTATAATTAGCTATTTGATTTagttttgtggtttttttcatgtggttttttatttatttagctaATGTTTAGCTGACACTAGTTCaattttttgcatttctgagtttttttttctcactaGTCTCGCAAAATGCACGGATTTAAATAGACTATATTCTTTTACTTTCTCTGTCATTACTTTCGAGCAAAGCATACATATCTGGGAGTATATTTTGTGTGAATTTGTTGGTATTTATTGCTGGCCTCCCTACTTGTGTTGCTTGCGTAAACGTTTTCTTCGATAACTGTTACTTGttaaagtatttatttagCTAGTTGATTTATTGGTTTACATTGCTCATTTGTCTTTTTCCACTTTTTTCTATCACAAATTTATACGGTTTATTTAGCTAGTCAGTTTATATTGCTCATGTATTATGACTTATCTTATTTATAATTAGCTATTTGATTTAGTTTTGtggttttgtatttatttagctAATGTTTCACTGACCGCACTTCCCTTCTGCTCCTTTtggttgtttctttcttttggtttaagctctagttcaattttttgcatttctgAGTTTTTTTTCTCACTAGTCTCACAAAATGCACGGATTAAAATAAACTATGTTCTTTTACTTTCTCTGTCATTACTTTTGAGCAAGGGATACATATTTGGGAGTATTTTTGTGTGAATTTGTTGGTATTTATTGCTGGCCTGGCCTCCCTACTTGTGTGGCTTGCGTAAACGTTTTCTTTGATAACTGTTACTTGTTAAAGTGTTTACTTAGCTAGTTGATTTATTGGTTTACATTGCTCATTTGTCTTTCTCCGCTTTTTTCTATCACAATTTTATACAGGTTATTTAGCTAGTCAGTTTATAATATTGCTCATGTATTATGACTCATCTCATTTATAATTAGCTATTTGATTTagttttgtggtttttttcgtgtggttttgtatttatttagctAATGTTTCACTGACACTAGTTCaattttttgcatttctggtttttttttctcactaGTCTCACAAAATGCACGGATTTAATATAAACTATGTTCTTTTACTTTCTCTGTCATTACTTTCAAGCAAAGCATACATATCTGGGAGTAGTGTGAAATTTGTTGGTATTTATTGCTGGCCTCCCTACTTGTGTTGCTTGCCTAAACGTTTTCTTTGATAACTGTTACTTGttaaagtatttatttagCTAGTTGATATATTGGTTTACATTGCTCATTTGTCTTTCTCCACTTTTTTCTATCACAAATTTATACGGTTTATTTAGCTAGTCTGTTTATATTGCTCATGTATTATGACTTATCTCATTTATAATTAGCTATTTGATTTAGTTTAGtggttttgtatttatttagctAATGTTTCACTGGCCGTAgttccctcctcctccttttggttgttcctttcttttggtttaagctctagttcaattttttgcatttctgAGTTTTTTTTCTCACTAGTCTCACAAAATGCACGGATTTAAATAAACTATGTTCTTTTACTTTCTCTGTGATTACTTTCGAGCAAAGCATACATATTTGGGAGTATATTTTGTGTGAATTTGTTGATATTTATTGCTGGCCTCCCTACTTGTGTTGCTTGCGTAAACGTTTTCTTTGATAACTGTTACTTGttaaagtatttatttagCTAGTTGATTTATTGGTTTACATTGCTCATTTGTCTTTCTCCACTTTTTTCTATCCCAAttttttatggtttatttaGCTAGTCAGTTTATAATATTAATCATGTAGTGTGACTTATCTCATTTATAATTAGCTATTTGctttagttttgttatttttttcgtgtggttttgtatttatttagctAATGTTTCGCTGATAGTAGttcccttcttcttttggttgtttctttcttttggtttgagctctagttcaattttttgcttttctgaGTTTTTTTTCTCACTGGTCTCACAAAATGCACGGATTTAAATAAACTAAGTTCTTTTACTTTCTCTGTCATTACTTTTGAGCAAGGGATACATATTTGGGAGTATTTTTGTGTGAATCTGTTGGTATTTATTGCTATCCTCCCTACTTGTGTTGCTTGCGtaaatgttttctttgataaCTGTTACTTGTTAAAGTGTTGACTTAGCTAGTTGATTTATTGGTTTACATTGCTCATTTGTCTTTCTCCGCTTTTTTCTATCACAATTTTATACGGTTTATTTAGCTAGTCAGTTTATAATATTGCTTATGTATTATGACTTATCTCATTTATAATTAGCTATTTGATTTagttttgtggttttttttcatgtggttttgtatttatttagctAATGTTTCACTGACAGTTCTTTTGGTTTAAGCTCTAGTTCaattttttgcatttctgagtttttttttctcacaaGTCTCACAAAATGCACGGATTTAAATAAAGTATGTTCTTTTACTTTCTCTATGTTCTTTTACTTTCTCTATGTTCTTTTACTGTCTCTGTCATTACTTTTGAGCAAAGCATACATATCTGGGAGTATATTTTGTGTGAATTTGTTGGTATTTATTGCTGGCCTCCCTACTTGTGTTGCTTGCGTAAACGTTTTCTTTGATAACTGTTACTTGttaaagtatttatttagCTAGTTGATTTATTGGTTTACATTGCTCGTTTGTGTTCCTCCACTTTTTTCTATCACATTTTTATACGGTTTGTTTTGCTAGTCAGTTTATATTGCTCATGTATTATGACTTATCTCATTTATAATTAGCTATTTGATTTagttttgtggtttttttcatgtggttttgtatttatttagctAATGTTTCACTTACAgttcccttcttcttcttttggtttAAGCTCTAGCTCAATATTTTGCATTTCTGAGTTTTTTTTCTCACTAGTCTCACAACGTGCACGGATTTAAATTAACTATGTTCTTTTACTTTCTCTGTCATTACTTTGGAGCAAAGCATATATATTTGGGAGTATTTTTGTGTGAATTTATTGGTATTTATTGCTGGCCTCCCTACCTTTGTTCCTTGTGTAAACATTTTCTTTGATACTGTTACTTGttaaagtatttatttagCTAGTTGATTTATTGGTTTACACTGCTCATTTGTCTTTCTCCAGGTTTTTCtataacaattttatatgGTTTATTTGGTGAGTCAGTATATATTGCTCATGTATTATGAATTATCTCATTTATAATTAACTATTTGAtttagttttgtgttttttctgATGTGGTTTTGTACAGGAGAATGACTACCCAAATTTCACATATCAACTTCGACAATTGCAATTTCAAGTCAAAAAGTGTCATCCAAAAACCCTTATTGGATTCATTCAAGGAGAATATTGAGGATTTTGTGGAGGACTGTGATGTTGTCCAAGAAGGGTGTGTATGGAAATGGGAGTTCGTTCACAAGGAAGGATGTATTAAGAGGACAGTTCCACTCTTCATTCTCAAAGAGGTAGTGGATGATTCAAGACATAAATCCGGAGAAGATCCGTTTTGCATCTACTGCAGCTACTCAGGATGCAACAACAATGTCGTCTCGAGGAGCAAGTATCACTTCGTAATTCCAGCGGATTACGAGTCTTTGGAGCAGCAATTGGACGATCCTTTTGACAAGGATGATCACGTTTTTAAAGATCGGACACACCTCTTACATGGGTTGCTCCACATCAACGGGATCGGCCACCTCATATGTATCAATGGGATTGATGGGGGTTCTGCTTTCATCCCTGGTCGAGACATCATGCATCTATGGGATTTACTTTGCCTTTATTTTCGTGCGAGGTAATTCtcgtttttatattagttgtttcatatttttgttACATATAAAACATATGAATTGAATCTGATTTTGTGATTTATAGGAAAATAACTGTCCGCGATGAAGCATGTAAAACATTTAGGCATATCTCATTGATAGACGGTGTCCGTGAGACGTGTGAGGGGGCCATGGTGACTAGGTTGCTGTTCAGTGTGGCTTTTGGTAGTACTTGGTTTGGGAGGTGGGGATACACGTTTCTACGTGGAAGCTATGGAGTATCGAGAGATACCTACACGACTGCTATTGAGTCCCTTGGGTCTCATCCATTGACTGAGGTTGAAGAAATTGTAGAAAAATACAAGAAGAAGTCCCTTACTCCCCTAGAGTGCATGAAAGATTTATTATCTTTCATGCTGCAGATGAGGTGTGGCACGAGaggccaaaagaaaatggatCTAAATAAAGATTTGTGGACGGTGTATGataaggttttaatgaggagGAAAAATCACGTCCAAACCATCTTGAATTGCAAAGTCTTTTGCAAGGAAATCCCGTTGAGGCAAATGTCAGCTGAATGTTTAACAGTTACCTTTGTGGTGAGAGATGCAGATGACAATGAGTTGCCGGGAATGGTTGGCTGCGAGTGTACCACACTCCCCGTAAATGATGTGGCTGATTTAAAGGGTCGAGTTACTCGTTTAATTCAAGGTACATATCATGCACTCTCCAATTTCACCATCACCGAAATGGAAGGAGAGGGAACGGATGAATTGAAAGAGAATATGTGGGTGAAGGGTGATGGGGCAGACATGGATTGCAACTATGTAGCTGAAGGTGGACGGGGATGGCTAGTGACTTGTATCTGTGGAGCAGAGGATGATGATGGAGAGGATATGGTTGAGTGTGATACCTGCAAGAAATGGAAGCACATCGAGTGCCTCATTAATGATGGTTTTAAACTTGAAGATAATGctggttttatttgtttggaaTGTTCGACCCCAAGGCATTGAGGAGAAAATTGGTAAGAGGTTTctgaaatttcatttcacaCTTTATCTGTCTCACAATGTttggttgtttgttttgaaagaaaaggtGCTTTTATGCATTTGATGATGCCTACAAGAAATTAAGATTTGTGATATTGCTTTAGCATCTTCTAATTGTTTTATGCTTTAGTCTGGGGGCATTTGGTTGGGCAGCACAGTTTTACTTATACGGAGGTTAATGTTTTCTGTAACATGCTTTATTATTGTTGTGGCCTTTAACCAACTTTGTAGCATTAAGTGAGCCTTGCTGCAAGCCTTTAAGAATTTGGCAATGACCGTTATTTTTACAGATTTAAGTGAGTTTGGATTGTCACTGGTTGATCAATTATGCTGACAAGGGGTGAATTCCATTATTAGCCcatttttgtttgctatccTATTTGTCCTGAAACTATTTTGATCAACATGAATTTGGCAATGACCATTATTTTTACAGATTTAAGTGAGTTTGGATTGTCCCTGGTTAATCGATTATGCTGACAACAGGGGGTGAATTCCATTATTAGCCcatttttgtttgctatccTATTTGGCGTGAAGAAACTATTGATCAACTTTGAgatttgttgaaaattttgtatttcttgtAGTGCAGTTTGCTACATTTATAGTCAatcatgctctctctctctctctctctctctctctctctctctctctctctctctctcacacatacacacagACCAAATTTGATTCACTTGCCAAATCTTATAATGTTAGGAGATTTGGAATTTGGTTTTTACATCATCCTTCCACCAATTCAATGCTTCATGAGAAGTCATGCTAAATGAATCTTGGAGAAAGCTTTCATGAACTTAAGTTTATAGGTTTTTTTGGCTGTTCATTTTAATATATGacttcatttgtttttttgaattGTTCAAGTTTTCTCTAATCATTCTTGTTTCATGGTTACTGATGTTGAACACTTCATTCTCAAAATTGATGAGTATATAGATTAACACGACATAAACTTACATTCAATTCCAACAAAGGACTTTggttgatgtatgttttcttggtgAAGAATAAAGTAGATACAGTGGAACTTGCTTGGACTCTTGGGTAGAAATTTGCAACACCTAGTATCAGCTGACTTGTTATCATGTTGCATCCTGTTCCTTGATCAAAACACGTTGTATGTGCTATGCAGCTGGCTAACTGGATGTAGCATCGCATTCCTTATTGTTTTCGTTGCAAGTTACTAAATTGTCACATATCCTCTTTGTTGCCTTGCAGATGTGTGTGTGGC
This window encodes:
- the LOC18789019 gene encoding PHD finger protein MALE MEIOCYTE DEATH 1, which produces MTTQISHINFDNCNFKSKSVIQKPLLDSFKENIEDFVEDCDVVQEGCVWKWEFVHKEGCIKRTVPLFILKEVVDDSRHKSGEDPFCIYCSYSGCNNNVVSRSKYHFVIPADYESLEQQLDDPFDKDDHVFKDRTHLLHGLLHINGIGHLICINGIDGGSAFIPGRDIMHLWDLLCLYFRARKITVRDEACKTFRHISLIDGVRETCEGAMVTRLLFSVAFGSTWFGRWGYTFLRGSYGVSRDTYTTAIESLGSHPLTEVEEIVEKYKKKSLTPLECMKDLLSFMLQMRCGTRGQKKMDLNKDLWTVYDKVLMRRKNHVQTILNCKVFCKEIPLRQMSAECLTVTFVVRDADDNELPGMVGCECTTLPVNDVADLKGRVTRLIQGTYHALSNFTITEMEGEGTDELKENMWVKGDGADMDCNYVAEGGRGWLVTCICGAEDDDGEDMVECDTCKKWKHIECLINDGFKLEDNAGFICLECSTPRH